In the Streptomyces sp. cg36 genome, one interval contains:
- a CDS encoding NHL domain-containing thioredoxin family protein has translation MNDAAPAPTPAPAPRRRARVRAPELIGKGGWLNTGGKELTLADLRGKCVVVDFWTFCCINCLHVLDELRELEEKHRDTVVIIGVHSPKFVHEAEHQAVVDAVERYQVHHPVLDDPELATWKQYAVRAWPTLVVIDPEGYIVAQHAGEGHAHAIAALVAELEAEHGAKGTLRRGDGPYVAPEPVATDLRFPGKALVLPGSGNFLVSDSTRHQLVELAPDGESVVRRIGDGDFKEPQGLALLPDGRVIVADTVHHALRVFDPESGTVERVAGTGRQWWQGSPTSGPALEVDLSSPWDVAWWQGKVWIAMAGVHQLWTYDPESGTVGVAAGTTQEGLVDGPAAEAWFAQPSGLAATEDRLWVADSENSALRYVEADGSGYAVRTAVGTGLFDFGHRDGEAGQALLQHALGVTALPDGSVAVSDTYNHALRRYDPASGEVTTLATDLREPSDAVLVGDDIVVVESARHRLTRLRLPEEAVRVDAVAHRTQRAATEVAPGALRLDVVFQAPSGQKLDTRYGPSTRLIVSSTPVELLVSGEGTGTDLSRDLTLNPSVPEGVLHVSAMAASCDDDPANEYPACHVHQQDWGVPVRLTEAGATRLPLVLAGLDG, from the coding sequence ATGAACGATGCTGCCCCGGCGCCCACCCCCGCGCCTGCGCCCCGCCGCCGTGCCCGTGTCCGTGCCCCCGAGCTGATCGGCAAGGGCGGCTGGCTCAATACCGGAGGCAAAGAGCTCACCCTCGCTGACCTGCGAGGTAAGTGCGTTGTCGTAGATTTCTGGACGTTCTGCTGCATCAACTGTCTCCACGTCCTCGACGAGCTGCGCGAGCTGGAGGAGAAGCACCGGGACACCGTCGTGATCATCGGCGTGCACTCGCCGAAGTTCGTGCACGAGGCCGAGCACCAGGCCGTCGTCGACGCCGTCGAGCGCTACCAGGTGCACCACCCGGTCCTGGACGACCCGGAGCTCGCGACCTGGAAGCAGTACGCGGTACGGGCCTGGCCCACGCTCGTCGTCATCGACCCCGAGGGGTACATCGTCGCCCAGCACGCGGGCGAGGGGCACGCGCACGCCATCGCCGCGCTGGTGGCGGAGCTGGAGGCCGAGCACGGGGCGAAGGGGACGCTGCGGCGCGGCGACGGGCCGTACGTGGCGCCGGAGCCCGTCGCCACCGATCTGCGCTTCCCCGGCAAGGCGCTCGTCCTGCCCGGCTCGGGCAACTTCCTGGTCTCCGACTCCACCCGGCACCAGCTGGTGGAGCTCGCGCCGGACGGCGAGAGCGTCGTGCGGCGGATCGGCGACGGCGACTTCAAGGAGCCGCAGGGGCTCGCGCTGCTGCCCGACGGGCGCGTGATCGTCGCGGACACCGTCCACCACGCGCTGCGGGTCTTCGACCCGGAGAGCGGGACCGTCGAGCGGGTGGCGGGCACCGGCAGGCAGTGGTGGCAGGGCTCGCCCACCTCCGGCCCCGCCCTGGAGGTGGACCTCTCCTCGCCGTGGGACGTCGCCTGGTGGCAGGGCAAGGTGTGGATCGCCATGGCCGGGGTGCACCAGCTGTGGACGTACGACCCGGAGTCCGGCACGGTCGGGGTCGCGGCCGGTACGACCCAGGAGGGCCTGGTCGACGGCCCGGCGGCCGAGGCGTGGTTCGCGCAGCCGTCGGGGCTCGCGGCGACGGAGGACCGCCTGTGGGTGGCGGACTCCGAGAACTCGGCGCTGCGGTACGTGGAGGCGGACGGCTCCGGCTACGCCGTGCGTACGGCGGTCGGGACCGGGCTCTTCGACTTCGGGCACCGGGACGGGGAGGCGGGGCAGGCGCTGCTCCAGCACGCGCTGGGCGTCACCGCCCTGCCGGACGGCTCGGTGGCGGTCTCCGACACGTACAACCACGCGCTGCGCCGGTACGACCCGGCCTCCGGTGAAGTGACCACGCTGGCCACGGACCTGCGCGAGCCCAGCGACGCGGTGCTGGTCGGGGACGACATCGTCGTCGTCGAGTCGGCCCGCCACCGGCTGACGCGGCTGCGGCTGCCCGAGGAGGCGGTACGGGTCGACGCGGTCGCGCACCGCACCCAGCGGGCGGCGACGGAGGTCGCCCCCGGCGCGCTCCGCCTCGACGTGGTCTTCCAGGCCCCGTCCGGCCAGAAGCTGGACACCCGCTACGGCCCGTCGACGCGGCTGATCGTGTCCTCGACGCCGGTGGAGCTGCTGGTGTCCGGGGAGGGCACGGGCACGGACCTGTCCCGTGACCTGACGCTGAACCCGTCGGTGCCGGAGGGGGTCCTGCACGTCTCCGCGATGGCGGCGTCGTGCGACGACGACCCGGCGAACGAGTACCCGGCGTGCCATGTGCACCAGCAGGACTGGGGCGTCCCGGTGCGCCTGACGGAGGCCGGTGCCACGCGCCTGCCCCTGGTCCTGGCGGGCCTGGACGGTTAG
- a CDS encoding M18 family aminopeptidase has protein sequence MSTPPRFDRGHTDDLMSFLAASPSPYHAVANAAARLEKAGFQQVRETDAWDASAGGKYVLRGGAIIAWYVPEGAAAHTPFRIVGAHTDSPNLRVKPLPDTGAHGWRQVAVEVYGGTLLNTWLDRDLGLAGRLTLRDGTHRLVNVDRALLRVPQLAIHLDRSANDGLKLDRQKHLQPIWGLGDVAEGDLIRFLEQEEGLAEGEVTGWDLMVHSIEPPSYLGRDQELVAGPRMDNLISVHAGTAALAAASTAAEPDFIPVLAAFDHEENGSQADTGADGPLLGTVLERSVFARGGSYEDKARAFAGTVCLSSDTGHAIHPNYAERHDPTHHPRANGGPILKVNVNQRYATDGSGRAVFAAACERAGVPWQTFVSNNAMPCGTTIGPITAARHGIHTVDIGVAILSMHSARELCGADDPYLLANALLAFLQG, from the coding sequence ATGAGCACTCCGCCCCGCTTCGACCGCGGCCACACCGACGACCTGATGTCCTTCCTGGCGGCCAGCCCGTCCCCGTACCACGCGGTGGCGAACGCGGCGGCGCGGCTGGAGAAGGCCGGCTTCCAGCAGGTGCGGGAGACGGACGCGTGGGACGCGAGCGCGGGCGGGAAGTACGTGCTGCGCGGCGGCGCGATCATCGCCTGGTACGTGCCGGAGGGGGCGGCGGCGCACACCCCGTTCCGGATCGTGGGGGCCCACACCGACTCGCCCAACCTGCGGGTCAAGCCCCTGCCGGACACCGGCGCCCACGGCTGGCGCCAGGTCGCCGTCGAGGTCTACGGCGGGACGCTCCTCAACACCTGGCTCGACCGCGACCTCGGGCTCGCGGGCCGCCTCACCCTGCGCGACGGCACCCACCGCCTGGTGAACGTGGACCGCGCCCTGCTGCGCGTCCCCCAGCTCGCCATCCACCTGGACCGCTCGGCCAACGACGGCCTCAAGCTGGACCGGCAGAAGCACCTCCAGCCCATCTGGGGCCTCGGCGACGTCGCCGAGGGCGACCTCATCCGCTTCCTGGAGCAGGAGGAGGGCCTGGCCGAGGGCGAGGTCACCGGCTGGGACCTGATGGTGCACTCCATCGAGCCGCCGTCGTACCTGGGCCGCGACCAGGAGCTGGTGGCCGGGCCCCGGATGGACAACCTGATCTCGGTGCACGCGGGCACGGCCGCCCTGGCCGCCGCGTCCACCGCCGCCGAGCCGGACTTCATCCCGGTCCTGGCCGCCTTCGACCACGAGGAGAACGGCTCGCAGGCCGACACCGGCGCGGACGGCCCCCTGCTCGGCACGGTCCTGGAGCGCTCGGTGTTCGCGCGCGGCGGGTCCTACGAGGACAAGGCGCGGGCCTTCGCGGGCACGGTCTGCCTCTCCTCCGACACCGGCCACGCCATCCACCCCAACTACGCGGAGCGCCACGACCCGACGCACCACCCGCGCGCCAACGGCGGCCCGATCCTCAAGGTCAACGTCAACCAGCGGTACGCGACGGACGGTTCGGGGCGGGCGGTGTTCGCGGCGGCGTGCGAGCGGGCGGGGGTGCCGTGGCAGACGTTCGTGTCCAACAACGCGATGCCCTGCGGGACCACGATCGGGCCCATCACGGCGGCCCGCCACGGGATCCACACGGTGGACATCGGGGTGGCGATCCTGTCGATGCACAGCGCGCGCGAACTGTGCGGGGCGGACGACCCGTACCTGCTGGCGAACGCGCTGCTGGCGTTCCTCCAGGGCTGA
- a CDS encoding acyl-CoA dehydrogenase, giving the protein MGHYKSNLRDIEFNLFEVLGRDKLYGTGPFAEMDVDTAKTILDEIARLAENELADSFADADRNPPVFDPETNTAPVPASFKSSYKAFMDSEYWRLGLPEEIGGTVSPRSLIWAYAELLLGANPAVWMYSSGPAFAGILFEEGNEVQKKIAEIAVEKRWGSTMVLTEPDAGSDVGAGRTKAVQQDDGSWHIEGVKRFITSGEHDMEENILHYVLARPEGHGPGTKGLSLFLVPKFHFDFETGELGERNGVYATNVEHKMGLKASNTCEMTFGDKHPAKGWLIGDKHDGIRQMFMIIEFARMMVGTKAIATLSTGYLNALEYAKERVQGSDLSQFMDKTAPKVTITHHPDVRRSLMTQKAYAEGMRSLVLYTAAVQDAIQLKEAAGEDAKALVGLNDLLLPIVKGYGSEKSYEKLSHESLQTFGGSGYLQEYPIEQYIRDAKIDTLYEGTTAIQGQDFFFRKIVRDQGASLNLLSEEIKKFLAEQSGHEELGGALDSLAKAAVDLEAIVGTMITDLTATGEDVKNIYKVGLNTTRLLMASGDVVVGYLLLKSAAVAAEKLPSAAGKDVAFYTGKIAAAKFFAANVLPGVGTARALAETVDNSLMELDEAAF; this is encoded by the coding sequence ATGGGGCACTACAAGTCGAATCTCCGCGACATCGAGTTCAACCTCTTCGAGGTCCTCGGGCGCGACAAGCTGTACGGCACCGGCCCGTTCGCCGAGATGGACGTCGACACCGCCAAGACCATCCTCGACGAGATCGCGCGTCTCGCCGAGAACGAGCTGGCCGACTCCTTCGCCGACGCCGACCGCAACCCGCCGGTGTTCGACCCGGAGACCAACACCGCGCCGGTCCCGGCGTCCTTCAAGAGCTCCTACAAGGCGTTCATGGACAGCGAGTACTGGCGCCTGGGCCTGCCGGAGGAGATCGGCGGAACCGTTTCCCCGCGCTCCCTCATCTGGGCCTACGCCGAGCTGCTGCTGGGCGCCAACCCGGCCGTGTGGATGTACTCCTCGGGCCCGGCCTTCGCCGGCATCCTCTTCGAGGAGGGCAACGAGGTCCAGAAGAAGATCGCCGAGATCGCCGTCGAGAAGCGCTGGGGCTCCACCATGGTCCTCACCGAGCCGGACGCCGGCTCGGACGTGGGCGCCGGCCGCACCAAGGCCGTCCAGCAGGACGACGGCTCCTGGCACATCGAGGGCGTGAAGCGCTTCATCACCTCCGGCGAGCACGACATGGAGGAGAACATCCTCCACTACGTCCTCGCCCGCCCCGAGGGCCACGGCCCCGGCACCAAGGGCCTCTCCCTCTTCCTGGTCCCGAAGTTCCACTTCGACTTCGAGACCGGCGAGCTGGGCGAGCGCAACGGCGTGTACGCGACGAACGTCGAGCACAAGATGGGCCTCAAGGCGTCCAACACGTGCGAGATGACCTTCGGCGACAAGCACCCCGCCAAGGGCTGGCTGATCGGCGACAAGCACGACGGCATCCGCCAGATGTTCATGATCATCGAGTTCGCCCGGATGATGGTCGGCACGAAGGCCATCGCGACCCTGTCGACGGGTTACCTGAACGCGCTGGAGTACGCCAAGGAGCGCGTCCAGGGCAGCGACCTCTCGCAGTTCATGGACAAGACCGCGCCCAAGGTGACGATCACGCACCACCCCGACGTGCGCCGCTCCCTGATGACGCAGAAGGCGTACGCCGAGGGCATGCGCTCCCTCGTCCTCTACACCGCCGCCGTCCAGGACGCGATCCAGCTCAAGGAGGCCGCGGGCGAGGACGCCAAGGCGCTGGTGGGCCTCAACGACCTGCTGCTGCCGATCGTGAAGGGCTACGGCTCGGAGAAGTCGTACGAGAAGCTCTCGCACGAGTCGCTGCAGACCTTCGGCGGCTCCGGGTACCTCCAGGAGTACCCGATCGAGCAGTACATCCGCGACGCCAAGATCGACACGCTCTACGAGGGCACCACCGCGATCCAGGGCCAGGACTTCTTCTTCCGGAAGATCGTCCGCGACCAGGGCGCCTCCCTGAACCTCCTCTCCGAGGAGATCAAGAAGTTCCTCGCCGAGCAGTCGGGCCACGAGGAGCTGGGCGGCGCGCTCGACTCGCTGGCCAAGGCCGCGGTCGACCTGGAGGCGATCGTCGGCACGATGATCACCGACCTCACCGCCACCGGCGAGGACGTCAAGAACATCTACAAGGTGGGCCTCAACACCACCCGCCTGCTGATGGCCTCCGGTGACGTCGTCGTCGGCTACCTGCTCCTCAAGAGCGCCGCCGTCGCCGCCGAGAAGCTGCCCTCGGCCGCCGGCAAGGACGTCGCCTTCTACACCGGCAAGATCGCCGCCGCGAAGTTCTTCGCCGCGAACGTCCTGCCCGGCGTCGGCACCGCCCGCGCGCTGGCCGAGACCGTCGACAACTCCCTGATGGAGCTGGACGAGGCCGCCTTCTAG
- a CDS encoding SseB family protein, producing the protein MYGYDQNQGAQAQYAQPQPSYGEQPLYPEPSPPSLADAVRAFTTGSLSAEDFQQIFAGSKVYCPRGDNPGFLALHNTQQPVIPMFTSLKELRRYAGKESKYFVITGAEVIDLLPTGYGFVLDMEGDHRMVFDAKAVEQMVDFAMRRMYG; encoded by the coding sequence ATGTACGGCTACGACCAGAACCAGGGTGCTCAAGCGCAGTACGCCCAGCCGCAGCCCTCCTACGGGGAGCAGCCGCTGTACCCCGAGCCGTCGCCGCCCTCGCTCGCGGACGCGGTGCGGGCCTTCACCACGGGGTCCCTGTCCGCCGAGGACTTCCAGCAGATCTTCGCGGGCTCCAAGGTGTACTGCCCGCGCGGGGACAACCCCGGGTTCCTGGCGCTGCACAACACGCAGCAGCCGGTGATCCCCATGTTCACCTCGCTCAAGGAGCTGCGCCGGTACGCGGGCAAGGAGTCCAAGTACTTCGTCATCACCGGCGCGGAGGTCATCGACCTGCTCCCGACCGGGTACGGCTTCGTCCTCGACATGGAGGGCGACCACCGGATGGTGTTCGACGCCAAGGCCGTCGAGCAGATGGTGGACTTCGCGATGCGACGGATGTACGGGTAG
- a CDS encoding pirin family protein codes for MPAVTVENPLTLPRVAAPEGAVPRPVLAVTTAPAGFEGEGFPVRRAFAGINYKYLDPFIMMDQMGEVEYAPGEPKGTPWHPHRGFETVTYLIDGTFVHQDSNGGGGTIMNGDTQWMTAGSGLLHIEAPPESLVTSGGLFHGLQLWVNLPAADKMMDPRYQDIRGGQVQLLTSPDGGALLRVIAGSLDGHDGPGITHTPITMIHATVRPGAEITLPWRQDFNGLAYVLAGRGSVGTDRRPVHMGQTAVFGDGGSLTVRADERQDAHTPDLEVVLLGGRPIREPMAHYGPFVMNTREELQQAFEDFQKGRLGTVPAVHGM; via the coding sequence ATGCCTGCTGTGACCGTCGAAAACCCGCTCACCCTGCCGCGGGTCGCCGCGCCCGAGGGTGCCGTGCCGCGTCCCGTGCTCGCCGTGACCACGGCGCCGGCCGGGTTCGAGGGGGAGGGGTTCCCGGTGCGGCGCGCGTTCGCCGGGATCAACTACAAGTACCTCGACCCGTTCATCATGATGGACCAGATGGGTGAGGTGGAGTACGCGCCGGGCGAGCCCAAGGGCACCCCCTGGCACCCCCACCGCGGCTTCGAGACCGTGACCTATCTGATCGACGGCACCTTCGTGCACCAGGACAGCAACGGTGGCGGCGGCACGATCATGAACGGCGACACCCAGTGGATGACGGCGGGCTCCGGCCTGCTCCACATCGAGGCGCCGCCGGAGTCGCTGGTCACCTCGGGCGGCCTCTTCCACGGCCTCCAGCTGTGGGTGAACCTGCCCGCCGCCGACAAGATGATGGACCCCCGCTACCAGGACATCCGGGGCGGCCAGGTCCAGCTCCTCACCTCGCCCGACGGGGGTGCGCTGCTGCGGGTCATCGCCGGGTCGCTGGACGGCCACGACGGGCCCGGCATCACGCACACGCCGATCACGATGATCCACGCGACCGTGCGGCCGGGGGCCGAGATCACGCTGCCGTGGCGGCAGGACTTCAACGGGCTGGCGTACGTGCTGGCCGGGCGGGGGTCGGTGGGCACCGACCGGCGGCCCGTCCACATGGGGCAGACCGCCGTGTTCGGCGACGGCGGGTCGCTGACGGTCCGTGCGGACGAGCGGCAGGACGCCCATACGCCGGACCTGGAGGTCGTGCTCCTCGGTGGGCGGCCCATCCGGGAGCCGATGGCGCACTACGGGCCGTTCGTGATGAACACGCGGGAGGAGTTGCAGCAGGCGTTCGAGGACTTTCAGAAGGGGCGGCTGGGGACGGTTCCGGCGGTCCACGGGATGTAG
- a CDS encoding AI-2E family transporter, giving the protein MERGHLLPEAARRLAAWCVVVLLVTGVGAVAVWLCVVFKTAVTPVLLALLGTALLGPVFRQLLRLRLGRGVAAGLTCVALVAAVGGAGYVVVSALIDTGDQIIDSLRQAGQWLADHFGVASGDGVSSLADNAKKLLGRFGATAASGLLTGLSIVGSLIATGVLSLLLTFFFLKDSDRAVRLAHSLAPRGTGPVVEAMARRAFEAVEGFMRGTTLIALIDAVCITVGLLVLGVPGAVGLGALVFMGAYIPYLGAFVSGAVAVLVALADRGVGTALWTLGVVLAVQQLEGHILQPMIQSRTVQMHPAMVMIAITAGAGVAGLLGMLLAVPVAAAGFGVLGELRGRYGTEEPPDSPAAPPDAPAPPPPGASPS; this is encoded by the coding sequence GTGGAGCGTGGGCACCTACTCCCCGAAGCCGCGCGGCGCCTCGCCGCGTGGTGCGTCGTCGTGCTGCTCGTCACCGGCGTCGGCGCCGTGGCCGTGTGGCTGTGCGTCGTGTTCAAGACCGCCGTCACCCCCGTACTGCTGGCCCTGCTCGGCACCGCCCTGCTCGGGCCCGTCTTCCGGCAGCTGCTGCGGCTGCGGCTGGGGCGGGGCGTCGCCGCCGGACTCACCTGCGTCGCCCTGGTCGCCGCCGTCGGCGGAGCCGGGTACGTCGTGGTCAGCGCGCTCATCGACACCGGCGACCAGATCATCGACTCCCTGCGGCAGGCCGGACAGTGGCTCGCCGACCACTTCGGGGTCGCCAGCGGCGACGGCGTGTCCAGCCTCGCCGACAACGCCAAGAAGCTGCTCGGCCGGTTCGGCGCCACCGCCGCCTCGGGGCTGCTCACCGGGCTCAGCATCGTCGGCTCGCTCATCGCGACGGGGGTGCTCTCCCTGCTGCTGACCTTCTTCTTCCTCAAGGACTCCGACCGGGCCGTGCGGCTGGCACACTCACTGGCCCCGCGCGGCACCGGGCCCGTGGTCGAGGCCATGGCCCGGCGGGCGTTCGAGGCGGTGGAGGGGTTCATGCGGGGCACCACGCTGATCGCCCTGATCGACGCGGTCTGCATCACCGTGGGGCTGCTGGTGCTGGGCGTCCCGGGCGCGGTGGGGCTGGGCGCGCTGGTGTTCATGGGCGCGTACATCCCGTACCTCGGCGCCTTCGTCTCCGGCGCCGTCGCCGTCCTGGTGGCGCTCGCCGACCGGGGCGTCGGGACCGCGCTGTGGACGCTCGGGGTCGTCCTCGCCGTGCAGCAGCTGGAGGGGCACATCCTGCAGCCGATGATCCAGAGCCGGACCGTGCAGATGCACCCGGCGATGGTGATGATCGCGATCACGGCGGGCGCCGGGGTCGCCGGGCTGCTCGGGATGCTCCTGGCGGTACCGGTGGCCGCCGCCGGCTTCGGTGTCCTGGGCGAGCTGCGCGGGCGTTACGGGACGGAGGAGCCGCCCGACTCCCCGGCGGCGCCTCCGGACGCCCCCGCCCCGCCCCCGCCCGGTGCGTCGCCCTCGTAG
- a CDS encoding SpoIIE family protein phosphatase: protein MRTEDVLAAIATGLWRWDNASGTVTLDAEAARLLGLPPERAVLTEAAVRSRFHPVDWNEVDQIVALALAEGTLAEARMRIMDENGRVLRTVRSRSKPLRRDSADGLDYLLVGTLQEVAEPQPGATAAHTSITGDWRRSREAFLLDAGRALAEARSTAEVLRVAASLSMPGFSPDGLAVFGVAGDRLSIIGHHGHNPGDDGPFADMQLDTDYPAADVVRTGRAIYLPTPEEYRRRYPATWPLAQRFDRHSWAFLPLIVAGRTMGTWMAAFKQPVAFTPDERSVLTTVARMLAQALARAGEAESERELSLGLQRSMMPTLGPEIPGMTVAARYVPTGGGLQVGGDWYDMIPLPSGRFALVIGDVQGHDVRAAGLMGQLRIALRAYASEGHRPDAVLSRASRFLYGITESYGESYGDADDHPRFATCLYIEVDPATGTLDIARAGHPDPVIRTAEGTALIRQTAGGLPLGIEADSDYPTTRLFLEPGETMMICTDGLIETGGHDMASGWTRLRPVLEEDAGDSLEKLADALVQAVHGPPSHHTVGPLADRREDDIAVLLLCRNSDLCGCGPVTAAGAAPARRTALTVAQAEPHRIAGARRQLRELLHDWADAEQVDAAVLMVSEMVTNVLVHTDGDALLVAEAAGPPGTRRLRVEVADASDDLPHKRRPGEMASSGRGLILMEMLADRWGVDPRGEGKSIWFELYEGDAPGGGGAGASGGAAGESGGSSVP, encoded by the coding sequence ATGCGCACCGAGGACGTCCTGGCTGCGATCGCCACCGGGCTGTGGCGCTGGGACAACGCGTCCGGGACGGTCACGCTCGACGCCGAGGCCGCCCGCCTCCTCGGGCTGCCCCCCGAGCGGGCCGTGCTGACCGAGGCCGCCGTCCGCTCCCGCTTCCACCCGGTCGACTGGAACGAGGTCGACCAGATCGTGGCGCTGGCCCTGGCCGAGGGCACCCTCGCCGAGGCCCGCATGCGGATCATGGACGAGAACGGGCGGGTGCTGCGGACCGTGCGCAGCCGCTCCAAGCCGCTGCGCCGGGACAGTGCCGACGGCCTCGACTACCTGCTGGTCGGCACCCTCCAGGAGGTGGCCGAGCCACAGCCCGGCGCCACCGCCGCCCACACCTCCATCACCGGCGACTGGCGCCGCTCCCGGGAGGCGTTCCTGCTGGACGCGGGGCGGGCGCTGGCCGAGGCCCGCTCGACCGCCGAGGTGCTGCGGGTGGCCGCCTCGCTCTCCATGCCGGGCTTCTCGCCGGACGGGCTCGCCGTCTTCGGGGTGGCGGGCGACCGGCTCTCGATCATCGGCCACCACGGGCACAACCCCGGCGACGACGGCCCCTTCGCCGACATGCAGCTGGACACCGACTATCCGGCCGCCGACGTCGTACGGACCGGCCGGGCCATCTATCTGCCCACCCCCGAGGAGTACCGCCGCCGCTATCCGGCCACCTGGCCCCTGGCCCAGCGGTTCGACCGGCACTCCTGGGCGTTCCTGCCGCTGATCGTGGCCGGGCGCACGATGGGCACCTGGATGGCCGCCTTCAAGCAGCCGGTGGCGTTCACGCCCGACGAGCGCTCGGTCCTCACCACGGTGGCCCGGATGCTGGCCCAGGCGCTGGCGCGGGCGGGCGAGGCCGAGTCCGAGCGGGAGCTGTCGCTGGGGCTCCAGCGCTCGATGATGCCCACCCTCGGCCCGGAGATCCCCGGCATGACGGTGGCGGCCCGCTATGTGCCCACCGGCGGCGGGCTACAGGTCGGCGGCGACTGGTACGACATGATCCCGCTGCCGTCCGGCCGGTTCGCCCTGGTCATCGGGGACGTGCAGGGGCACGACGTACGGGCCGCCGGGCTGATGGGCCAGCTCCGCATCGCCCTGCGGGCCTACGCAAGCGAGGGCCACCGCCCCGACGCGGTCCTCTCCCGCGCCTCCCGCTTCCTGTACGGGATCACCGAGTCGTACGGGGAGTCCTACGGCGACGCCGACGACCACCCCCGCTTCGCCACCTGCCTCTACATCGAGGTCGACCCCGCCACCGGCACCCTCGACATCGCCCGCGCGGGCCATCCCGACCCGGTGATCCGCACGGCCGAGGGCACCGCCCTGATCCGGCAGACCGCGGGCGGCCTGCCGCTGGGCATCGAGGCCGACTCCGACTACCCCACCACCCGGCTCTTCCTGGAGCCCGGCGAGACCATGATGATCTGCACCGACGGGCTGATCGAGACCGGCGGCCACGACATGGCCTCCGGCTGGACCCGGCTGCGGCCGGTCCTGGAGGAGGACGCCGGGGACAGCCTGGAGAAGCTCGCCGACGCGCTCGTCCAGGCCGTGCACGGCCCGCCCTCGCACCACACGGTCGGCCCGCTGGCGGACCGGCGCGAGGACGACATCGCGGTGCTGCTGCTGTGCCGCAACAGCGACCTCTGCGGCTGCGGGCCGGTCACCGCCGCCGGGGCCGCCCCGGCCCGCCGCACCGCCCTGACCGTCGCCCAGGCGGAGCCGCACCGCATCGCGGGCGCCCGCCGCCAGCTGCGCGAGCTGCTGCACGACTGGGCGGACGCCGAACAGGTCGACGCGGCGGTCCTGATGGTCTCCGAGATGGTCACCAACGTCCTGGTCCACACCGACGGCGACGCCCTGCTGGTCGCCGAGGCGGCCGGCCCGCCCGGCACCCGGCGCCTGCGCGTGGAGGTGGCCGACGCCAGCGACGACCTCCCCCACAAGCGCCGCCCCGGCGAGATGGCGTCGAGCGGGCGCGGCCTGATCCTGATGGAAATGCTGGCGGACCGCTGGGGGGTGGACCCGCGGGGGGAGGGCAAGTCGATCTGGTTCGAACTCTACGAGGGCGACGCACCGGGCGGGGGCGGGGCGGGGGCGTCCGGAGGCGCCGCCGGGGAGTCGGGCGGCTCCTCCGTCCCGTAA